One Anopheles marshallii chromosome 3, idAnoMarsDA_429_01, whole genome shotgun sequence genomic region harbors:
- the LOC128712501 gene encoding mevalonate kinase, whose product MTYPTTIQRFEVSAPGKVILHGEHSVVYGQPAIAGSIGLRTYLNYSALDHSPTSSPMIIIEFRSIPLTASLTVEMFEEFLREIDCNEALQPDAYLEQLRSPGDFPFARFVQDPNPCLTETTSKERMSLGCTLYIFNRVLRSEGVRSIDRSCIGAGGFRLSLHSEMSIGAGLGSSASYGVCLAAGAYHLTRILKNEPSMMSDPAVRKKIYQWSFDSEIIMHVKPSGIDNEIATNGGLVRFRRGTGVDKVITLRRPVHVLIVDTGVSRSTAMLVARAAQRLELFPRTIGPVLEAMGGLVDEAIALLESDDDPDTVYDRLSSLISINNNLLRSLGTSHPALEKIFAIAERYGFASKLTGAGGGGCGFVLLPAGYRELDSFQQLTGALSEAGFRSFETTIGIGAGFTLC is encoded by the coding sequence ATGACGTACCCGACCACCATTCAACGGTTCGAAGTTTCTGCACCTGGGAAAGTGATTCTTCATGGGGAACATTCCGTTGTGTACGGACAGCCGGCTATTGCTGGATCAATTGGACTGCGTACCTACCTCAACTATAGTGCACTTGACCATTCGCCGACTTCATCACCCATGATCATCATAGAGTTCCGATCGATTCCATTAACTGCCAGCCTTACGGTGGAAATGTTTGAAGAGTTTCTGCGTGAAATTGATTGTAACGAAGCACTTCAACCGGATGCCTATTTGGAACAATTACGCTCGCCGGGAGATTTCCCATTCGCACGCTTTGTGCAAGATCCGAACCCCTGTCTAACGGAGACGACTTCAAAGGAACGAATGTCCCTTGGCTGTACGCTGTACATCTTTAATCGCGTGCTACGATCGGAAGGTGtacgatcaatcgatcgatcctgCATCGGCGCCGGTGGGTTTCGTCTATCGCTCCATTCGGAAATGAGTATCGGAGCAGGTTTGGGAAGTTCCGCCAGTTACGGTGTTTGTTTAGCTGCCGGAGCATATCATCTTACCCGAATTCTAAAAAATGAACCTTCCATGATGAGTGACCCGGCTGTGCGGAAGAAGATCTACCAATGGTCGTTCGATTCCGAGATCATTATGCACGTAAAACCGTCCGGGATCGATAACGAGATCGCGACCAACGGTGGATTGGTTCGGTTTCGGCGCGGTACCGGAGTAGACAAGGTCATCACGCTGCGTCGCCCAGTACACGTACTGATCGTGGACACGGGTGTTAGTCGTAGCACGGCAATGCTTGTTGCTCGTGCGGCACAACGATTGGAATTGTTCCCCCGAACGATCGGTCCAGTGCTGGAAGCGATGGGTGGACTGGTCGATGAAGCGATTGCACTGCTCGAATCCGACGATGATCCGGACACGGTATACGATCGGCTTAGCTCTCTCATTAGCATCAATAACAATTTACTACGTTCGTTGGGGACAAGTCATCCGGCTTTGGAGAAAATATTTGCCATCGCCGAACGGTACGGGTTCGCCAGCAAGTtaaccggtgccggtggtggaggTTGTGGCTTTGTGCTGCTTCCGGCCGGATACCGGGAGCTTGATTCATTCCAACAGCTGACGGGTGCACTAAGCGAGGCTGGTTTCCGTTCGTTCGAGACGACCATTGGTATCGGGGCGGGTTTTACGCTTTGCTAA
- the LOC128715557 gene encoding zinc finger protein 808, with translation MSETSCRLCLGEVHPDDRGSSILEALFRGAINRVFSFEIKHNDSLPIYTCNDCSQQVWDFNSYSQLVQRNQNVLEETHLPSDKLSNFTESTVLHPIDPDKIKKENVAADEELENSPAVPARVPEDDGVLPAIKTEPNDCDEQEEPVRTQHVVKCELNLIDIEENTLIEQDVDQVTVLESTIKDEIVDISESDSDQEVDSNDDETNIAPTEDSITSADCKNLIEKMRERIRERIAANKPSFRCEICDRSYSSERYLKTHNAVVHAPYVRRKLWFPCNLCNRSFSHQTLLNDHRKTHETATQLTTRSKASEGAITDGSDTLSDPYSFRCTECCKTFTCHKSLQTHMDVMHPFMVREPQTYSCDQCDRTFDDCRKLTKHRRKHKFQQCPVCKKILLKQNIGTHILAHQGVFRCDVCDKSLSCKKSLKRHLETVHSSPRDRTNRVYSCSICPRKFYHIVHLQNHRQHHIMQKCPLCDKLVRKSNLYEHVAAHKGAYRCKPCDKLYTSKLGLKIHLKQKHGAGM, from the exons atgagtGAAACAAGCTGCAGATTGTGCCTAGGCGAGGTGCATCCGGATGATAGAGGTTCTTCCATATTGGAGGCTTTATTCCGGGGTGCGATCAATCGCGTGTTTTCATTCGAG ATAAAGCATAATGATAGCTTGCCCATTTATACATGCAACGATTGTTCGCAACAGGTGTGGGACTTCAACAGTTACAGCCAGTTGGTGCAACGCAATCAAAACGTATTGGAGGAAACGCATTTGCCCAGTGACAAACTTTCAAACTTTACCGAAAGTACGGTACTGCATCCAATCGATCCGGATAAAATTaagaaggaaaatgttgctgctgatgaggAGTTAGAAAACTCACCAGCAGTGCCTGCGCGTGTTCCTGAAGATGATGGTGTGTTGCCAGCTATAAAAACGGAACCGAATGACTGTGATGAGCAAGAGGAACCCGTTCGAACACAACACGTTGTAAAATGTGAGCTTAATCTAATCGATATAGAAGAAAACACGCTCATAGAACAGGACGTCGATCAGGTAACCGTTTTGGAATCGACGATCAAGGATGAAATAGTCGACATTTCCGAAAGCGATAGTGACCAGGAGGTCGACAGTAACGACGatgaaacaaacattgcaCCAACCGAAGATTCAATAACGAGTGCAGATTGTAAAAACTTGATAGAAAAGATGAGAGAACGCATCAGGGAACGGATCGCAGCGAATAAGCCATCCTTCCGATGTGAAATATGCGATAGATCATATTCCAGCGAACGGTACCTGAAAACACACAACGCCGTAGTTCACGCACCGTATGTACGACGCAAACTTTGGTTTCCTTGCAATCTGTGCAATCGATCGTTTTCCCACCAAACTTTGCTTAACGATCATcgtaaaactcatgaaacagcAACACAGCTCACAACGCGGAGTAAAGCATCGGAGGGAGCCATAACGGATGGATCCGATACGCTCTCGGATCCATACTCGTTTCGTTGCACCGAATGctgcaaaacatttacatGCCACAAGAGCCTGCAAACGCATATGGACGTTATGCATCCGTTTATGGTACGGGAACCCCAAACGTATTCGTGCGACCAGTGCGATCGAACGTTTGATGATTGTCGTAAATTGACCAAACATCGGCGGAAACACAAATTTCAACAGTGTCCCGTGTGTAAGAAGATActgttgaaacaaaacatcggTACACACATCCTTGCCCATCAGGGTGTGTTCCGCTGTGATGTGTGCGACAAATCATTGTCGTGTAAGAAAAGTTTAAAACGCCACCTAGAAACGGTACACTCAAGTCCTCGCGATCGTACCAATCGCGTGTATTCGTGCAGCATATGTCCACGGAAGTTTTATCACATTGTCCATCTGCAAAACCACCGCCAACATCATATCATGCAAAAGTGTCCACTTTGTGACAAACTGGTAAGAAAAAGCAATCTGTACGAACATGTGGCGGCACATAAGGGTGCGTATCGGTGTAAACCGTGCGATAAGCTGTACACATCCAAGCTTGGTCTAAAGATACATTTAAAGCAGAAACATGGTGCTGGGATGTGA
- the LOC128715558 gene encoding probable dolichyl pyrophosphate Man9GlcNAc2 alpha-1,3-glucosyltransferase codes for MDTSTGMLWVLLLATGLFLRAAISLHSYSGANRPPMYGDFEAQRHWQEVTVNLPLGDWYRNTSDNDLQYWGLDYPPLTAYHSYLVGLWACRWHKESFVALHTSRGISTDEHKQFMRNTVLLVDAVLYLPAILYATYTVWKRMANGAAKPHREIDWLSPALAALFPGQILIDNGHFQYNNVSLALCALAVVAIIERRTLAGAILFCLALNYKQMELYHALPFFFHLLRNCFTTDDNSSTPGQRVLMGVRKLTVLGATVLLTFIILWLPWLSSLDALGQLVHRIFPVARGVFEDKVSNVWCVVNVFVKLRNIPNTTMALVCLLCTLMAVLPSGLHLLLQKTPTARSFLYSLTVTALGFFLFSFQVHEKSILLATLPATLLLPLEPLVSCWFLQVATFSMLPLLHKDGLTGAFVALTIISLALLRTADGSQGLQSSNKNQKSTYDVLHLRRLLPVGIPGHPTGSILLVLFYLSLLGQMLLLGAFLCLTPPAHLPFLYPLLISAYSCGHFVLFYLYFNYRQFCNFGTVDANKLPSKISLKEKVK; via the exons ATGGATACAAGTACCGGGATGTTGTGGGTATTGTTGTTGGCGACCGGGTTGTTTCTTCGTGCTGCCATTTCGTTGCATTCTTACTCCGGGGCAAACCGGCCTCCGATGTATGGAGATTTTGAAGCACAACGGCACTGGCAAGAGGTGACGGTCAATCTTCCGTTGGGTGATTGGTACCGGAACACGTCGGACAACGATTTGCAGTACTGGGGATTGGATTATCCTCCTCTCACTGCTTACCATAGCTATCTGGTTGGCTTATGGGCATGCCGGTGGCACAAGGAATCGTTCGTCGCTTTGCACACGTCGCGAGGTATCAGCACGGATGAGCATAAACAGTTTATGCGAAACACTGTCCTACTGGTCGATGCTGTTCTATACCTTCCGGCCATCCTGTACGCCACGTACACAGTATGGAAAAGAATGGCAAATGGTGCAGCGAAACCTCACAGGGAGATAGATTGGCTTTCTCCAGCTCTGGCTGCACTGTTTCCGGGACAAATTCTCATCGATAACGGGCACTTCCAGTACAACAACGTTTCACTTGCCTTATGTGCTCTCGCCGTTGTGGCCATCATTGAAAGGCGAACGCTGGCAGGAGCGATACTATTCTGTCTCGCACTGAATTACAAGCAGATGGAGCTCTATCACGCTTTGCCATTCTTTTTCCACCTTCTGCGGAACTGTTTCACCACGGATGATAATTCTTCCACGCCTGGACAACGGGTCTTAATGGGTGTGAGAAAATTGACCGTGCTCGGGGCAACCGTTCTGCTAACATTCATCATCCTTTGGCTTCCTTGGTTGAGCTCACTGGACGCTCTCGGGCAACTAGTGCATCGGATATTCCCAGTTGCACGTGGCGTGTTTGAAGACAAAGTGTCCaacgtgtggtgtgtggtgaaCGTGTTCGTGAAGTTAAG GAACATTCCCAACACAACGATGGCACTGGTTTGCCTGCTGTGTACCTTGATGGCCGTCCTGCCAAGTGGATTGCATTTGCTGCTCCAAAAAACACCTACAGCCCGGAGCTTCCTTTATTCACTCACCGTGACGGCCCTTGGATTCTTCCTGTTCAGCTTTCAAGTGCACGAAAAGTCGATTCTTCTAGCAACACTACCGGCCACACTGCTCCTTCCATTGGAACCACTCGTTTCATGCTGGTTTCTACAAGTGGCCACCTTCAGCATGTTACCTTTGCTTCACAAAGATGGTCTCACTGGAGCATTCGTTGCTCTTACGATCATCAGCCTTGCATTGCTCCGGACAGCTGACGGATCACAGGGACTACAGTCATCCAACAAAAATCAGAAGTCGACATATGATGTGCTTCATCTACGTAGACTGTTACCCGTGGGAATTCCAGGCCATCCCACCGGCAGTATCCTATTAGTACTCTTCTACCTGTCACTGTTGGGACAGATGTTACTGCTGGGCGCCTTCCTATGCCTGACTCCACCGGCGCATCTACCGTTCCTGTATCCTCTTCTTATATCGGCATACAGTTGTGGACACTTTGTGCTATTTTACCTGTACTTTAACTACAGACAATTCTGTAACTTCGGAACTGTTGATGCGAACAAACTGCCATCTAAAATAAGTCTTAAggagaaagtaaaataa
- the LOC128715560 gene encoding bolA-like protein 2, producing the protein MSDYTEEYIRQKLIEKLEATHVEVVDESDGCGGKFRVVVVSSQFQGKPLLQRHRLVNAALEEELKTIHAFSQKTYTPEQWAGEAGP; encoded by the exons ATGTCCGACTACACAGAGGAATACATACGGCAGAAGCTGATCGAAAAGCTGGAGGCAACGCACGTG GAAGTGGTCGATGAATCCGATGGTTGCGGTGGCAAATTTCGCGTCGTAGTCGTTTCCTCCCAGTTTCAAGGCAAACCTCTACTCCAACGACACAG GCTTGTGAATGCTGCGCTGGAAGAGGAACTGAAAACGATTCACGCTTTCTCGCAAAAAACGTACACCCCGGAACAGTGGGCCGGTGAAGCTGGTCCCTAG